In Synechococcales cyanobacterium T60_A2020_003, the sequence CGTGGGAATGCCGAGTTTATGCTGAATGTACTCCAGCTAGCCAACGCCTTTGATACGGTGGTGCTGGCGGAGGAACTGGAACGGGGCAAGCCCGATCCCTTGCCATACCAAGAGGCGATCGCCCGTCTAGGCGTAACACCACTGGAATCCCTAGTCTTTGAGGACTCTCCATCGGGGATTCGCGCTGCCGTAGCCGCAGAGATTCCCACTGCAGGCATTTCCTCTAGCCACGATCCCGATCGCCTGCGCCAGGTTGGGGCAACCTGGGTGATTCCGGATTTCACAGATGGGGAACTGTGGTCCCTGGTGCGATCGCGCCGAGTTATGGACAGCGATCCCGAACCTGTGCGAACCTAAGT encodes:
- a CDS encoding HAD-IA family hydrolase encodes the protein MLQALLFDLDGTMAHTDPIHYGVWVDILREFGFTLTPELYNARISGRLNEAIVADWLPHLSGVEGRELSARKEAEFRTRAADRLQPMPGLLTLLDWANQHQLKVGVVTNAPRGNAEFMLNVLQLANAFDTVVLAEELERGKPDPLPYQEAIARLGVTPLESLVFEDSPSGIRAAVAAEIPTAGISSSHDPDRLRQVGATWVIPDFTDGELWSLVRSRRVMDSDPEPVRT